The segment GGCTCCGGTCACATCGATGTTGATATCTCGACCATCCGGGTATCCCCCCAACAGCGGTAATCCCCTCTTCTGAAAGGAATCAACATGGCTGACAGCGGTCCTGAGAACGCAGTGAGTGGTGTCGTCGAAGACGTCAAAGGCAAAGCCAAGGAAGTCATCGGCATCGTGACCGACAACGACTCCCTACGTGAAGAGGGCAGGGCCCAGCAGGACAAGGCCGAGGCCCAGCGCGATGTCGCCAAGAAGGAAGCCCAGGCCGACGCCGCCCGGGCGGCCGCGAGCGCCGCCGAGGCCCGGCAGGCCAGCGCCGAGGCGGCCGACTAGCCGACGCGCTGAGTCCGGTGCGTCCCGTCCAGCGTCGGACGGGGCGCACCCTTTTGTCGTCCACTTTTGTCGCCGGAGGGCGGAAAACGGGTTCGGCTATCCCACCTGCCGGGGCGCACCGCCCAGCCGCTGATGCGCCGTCATCAACAGGGTGTCGAACGTCGTTCGGGGGGGCAAGGATTCACCGCCACCCAACGCGGTGAAGTCGCTCATCAGTTGCTCGGCCAGCGCCCGGAGTTTGACGTTGGTCTCCTGAGAACGCCATTTGAGCAGTCCGAAAGCGGCCTCGGAATCGATGCGGTAGACCATCCGCAGGATGCCCTTGACCTGCTCGATGGCGGCCCGATGATTGGCGATCTCGGAGACCGCCTCGGTGATGGCGGCGTCGCGGACCTGCGCGTCGGGGGTGACGTCGATGTAGAAACCCTGCGCGCCGATCACCTGTCCGGCATCGTCTCGCATCTGCTCACCGATGACCACGACTTCACGAATATCGTTGGCCACGGTGATGATTCGGTGCCGCGTACTGAATGGGGCACGACTGTGCCGAATCCCCGACAACGACGCCGTGACCAACTCCAGGTCGTCGGGGTGCTTGTGCTTCAGCACAAGTTCGGTCGTGGGTCGCGAGGTTCCGGGCTCGTACCCGTGCAGCATCTCGACCTCGGGCGACCAGTCCCAGCGCTCGTCGGCGAAGTAGTACCGATACCAGCCCACCTGCTGGGGCTGGCAACCGGCAATCGCCAGTTCCCCTGCTGAACAATCGGATTCATCGCATGTCGCCATTCCCGCATCCCGTCTCACGTGCCACCGGCGAGGCCGCTGTGCGCGGCCACCGCCACGGGCGGCAGCCGCGCACCGTCGGCCCGGCTAGCCCGGATCGACCGTGGTCGAATCGATGGTGGTGGCGGTTCCGGCATGCGCCACATTGACGCGGCGCGGCTTGGCCCGCTCGGCGAGCGGGATGCTCACGGTCAGGACACCGTTCTCGTAGGTGGCCGAGATGCGCGAGCAGTCCACGCCTTCGCCCAGAGACAACTGCCGGCGGTAGGTACCGGAGAATCGCTCATTGGACAGCCACTGGACCGCCTCGTCGGAGCGCGCGCTGCGATGCGCGGTCAGGGTCATGGTCCCGTTGTCGACGGTGACGTCCACCGAACCGGGGTCCACGCCGGGCAAATCAGCAGTGAGCACATAGTGGTCATCGACCTTGTACAGGTCCATGGGCATGAAACGGGGCACGCGGCCGGAGCCCATCTGGCTCGTGGGCGCCTGGCGGCCGGCAACATCACCGAACGGATCGAAACGGAGCACAGCAATCCACCTCCTCGCTTTCCGGAGCCCGCCGGTCGGCGAGCGATCCCGCACTGTGCACATCCGAATTTAGCACTCGAAACCCGCGAGTGCCAGAAATTTTCTCGTCGGCCGAGCCTCGCCGGACCCGCCAACTCACGCGTTTCACGTGCCGCCGACCGCGGGTAGTCCCACTGTTCCCGAGCGTGAGCCCACCGCACACCGTCAGGAGCCACCATGTCGATGCCCGCCGATCCAGCACCGCACGGCACGATCCCGTATCCGGGACATACCGATCAGATGGAGCGTCGTCCGCGTGACGAGATGGCCGACTACCTCGGCCGGGATCTGCTCGCCGGCAAACGCGCACTGATCACCGGCGGCGATTCCGGGATCGGGCGGGCGGTCGCCGTGGCCTTCGCCAAGGAAGGCGCCGACGTTTCGATCGCCTACCTCGATGAGACCGATGACGCCGACCACACGGTGAGCCTGGTGGAAGCGCAGGGCCGGCGGGGGGTCGCACTACCCGGTGACCTGGCCGACGCGGCGCACTGCCGCGCGGTCGTCGCCGATACCGTCACCGCACTCGGGGGAATCGAGATCCTGGTCAACAATGTGGCCTACCAATCCCCGGTGGACGATTTCGCCGAATTGACCGATGAGCAGTGGCGCCGCACGTTCGCGGTGAACATCGACAGCTTCTTCCACGTGACGAAGGCGGCGCTACCTCTTCTGACGCCTAGCGGTGCGATCATCAACACCGCGTCCATCAACGGGCTGCGGGGCAACAAGTCGCTCATCGACTACTCGGCGACCAAGGGGGCGGTCATCGCCCTGACGTACTCCCTGTCTCAGGCCCTCAGCGATCGCGGCATCCGCGTCAATTGTGTTGCGCCCGGGCCGGTGTGGACACCCTTGATCCCGGCCACCATGGACGCCGAGAAGACCGCGAGCTTCGGCGAACAAGCGCCCATGGGCCGCGCCGCCGAGCCCGACGAGATCGCACCGTCCTACGTGTTCTTCGCCGCGGGACGGCTGTCGTCGTATTACAGCGGTGAAGTGCTCGCGCCGATCGGTGGCGAGACACTGCCGGGGTGAGTCCCCGCCGTCGGTACCGTCGTTGACAGTGACCCTGTACGCGATCGAGGTGTGATGACCGACAATCCTGCCGACGTAGTCGAAGAAGCCGCACACCCACCGCGCCGGACCGGCGCACCCTGGCGCCGCACCGCGGTAGTGACGGTTGTCCTGGTCCTGCTGTTCGGCATCCCGTGGTGGACCCTGGTGGCCGGCCCGGCGTGGCCGCGGCCGGTGCTGATCGCCGGATCCCTGCTGTTCGCCGCCGCGTTGGTGGCGCTGCCGGCGCTGATGTTCACCGGCCACGGGAAACACCGCGATCTGCCGTCGGCGGTCGGTGACGCGCTGCTGGGCACGGTGTGGGTGCTGTTCGTGTGGTCGGTGCTCGGCAACGTGACGGGCCTGTTCCTGCTGGCCGCCGGGATCGAGGATCCGTTGCGGTCCCGGCTGGTCGCGGTGACGGTGCTCGTGGTCTCGGCGGTCCTGCTGGGCTGGGGCCACGTCGAGGCGATGCGGGTGCCGCGGATCCGGCCGGTGCAGGTGCACGTCCCCCGATTGGGCTCCGCCCTGGACGGCCTGCGCGTGGCGATGATCACCGACACCCACTACGGCCCACTGGACCGGGCGCGGTGGTCGGCCGCGGTCGTCGAGCGGGTCAACGATCTCGACGCCGATATCGTCTGCCACGTCGGCGATATCGCGGACGGCACCGTGGCAATGCGCCGCAACCAGGCCAGTCCGTTGGCGTCGGTGCGAGCCGCATCGGCGCGGGTGTACGTCACCGGCAACCACGAGTACTTCAGCGAGGCTCAGGGCTGGCTGGATTACATGGAGAGCATCGGTTGGTCGGCACTGCACAATCGGCACATCGTCGTCGAGCGCGGCGGTGACCGACTGGTGGTCGCCGGGGTGGACGACGCCACCGCCGAGGGTTCCGGGGTGCACGGGCACGGTGAGGATCTCGCGACGGCGCTCTCGGGCGCCGACCCCGCGCTGCCGGTACTGCTGCTCGCCCATCAGCCCAAGCAGGTGGCGCAGGCGGTGGCCGCCGGGGTGGATCTGCAGATCTCCGGGCACACCCACGGCGGGCAGATCTGGCCCTTCAATTTCCTGGTGCGACTCGACCAGCCGGTGGTGCAGGGGCTGAGTGCGCACGGGCAGCGCACCCAGCTCTACACCAGTCGTGGCACCGGCTTCTGGGGTCCGCCGTTCCGGGTGTTCGCGCCCAGCGAGATCACCCTGCTGACGCTGCGGACCGGGCAGCCGCTCACGTCGTGAGCAGCAGCCGCTTCAGCTCGTCCCGCCCGCTCTCGTCGAGCGGCAGCAGCGGCGGCCGCGGTACACCGGCACCTCGACCGAGGACGTCCAGACCACCCTTGACCGTCGTCGGGAGTCCCCCGGCGACGATGAACTCCAGCAGCGGACGCAGGTCCTGGTAGATCGCTTCGGCCCGGGATTGATTCCCGGCGCGCAGGGCGGCATAGAGGTCGAGACACGGCTGCGGACGTAGGTTCGGGGCCGCGGTGCACCACCCCTTGGCGCCGGCGTTGAATGCATCGAGCACCATCGGGTTGCTGCCGTTGTAGCACGGCAACCGACCACCGCTGAGTTCGCCGATGCGCTGCATACGGGCCAGGTCGCCGGTGGATTCCTTGACCATCGTGACATTGTCGATATCGGTGAACATCTGCACCAGCAGTTCAGGACGCATGTCGATGCCGCTGGTGGCGGGGTTGTTGTACACCATGATCGGGATGCCGATTCCGGCGCCGATCGTCGCATAGTGCTGGGCGATCTCGCGCTCGGAGAGTTTCCAGTAGGAGATCGGCAGCACCATGACCGCGTCGGCTCCGGCCCGTTCGGCATAGCGAGCCCGGCGGATGGTGTTGGCGGTGGTGAGATCCGAGGCGCCGATGACCACGGGCACCCGGTCGGCCACCACCCCGATGGTGGTGTCGACGACGGCATCGAACTCAGCTTCGGTGAGGTACGCGGACTCCCCCGTGCTGCCCAGCGGGACGATCCCGTGGGCGCCGTCGGCCACCAGCTGCTCGACGAGCGAGGCGAGCCTGCCGGTGTCCACGTCGCCCTCGGCGGTGAACGGCGTGACGGGGTAGGCCAGGATGCCGTGAATCTCTTTGCTGTTCATATCTCGTTCCTCCGGGTTCAGTTGGACAGCGCATCGGGGTGGTTATGGAACGCGCGGCGCGCGTAGTAGGCGAAGTTGGCCTCGCTGCGCTTGGGGCGCAGGGTCCAGTCGTGGGCTTCGCGGGCCAGCCGCGGAGGCAGCTCGGCGATGTCACCGGCCGCCATGGCCGCCAGCTGCAGTTCGGCGCCACGCTCGATGAGCATGGCCAGCGAGCACGCTTCCTCCACGCTGGCGCCGGCGACGACATGGCCGTGGTGGGCGAGCAGAATGGCCTTCTTGTCCCCCAGTGCCGCGCTGATGATCTCGCCCTCCTCGTTGCCCACCGGCACACCGGGCCACTCTGCGAGAAATGCGCAGTCGTCGTACAGCGGAGCGATATCCATCTGCGAGACCATCAGCGGCACCTCCAGCATGGACAGTGCCGCGACGTGAAATGGATGCGTGTGCACGATGCACTGCACATCAGGCCGTGCGCGGTAGATCCAGGAGTGGAACCTGTTGGCCGGGTTGGCCATTCCTGTGCCGTCCAGCACCGTGAGGTCTTCGTCGACCAGCAACAGGTTGGCGTCGGTGATCTCG is part of the Mycobacterium adipatum genome and harbors:
- a CDS encoding CsbD family protein, whose amino-acid sequence is MADSGPENAVSGVVEDVKGKAKEVIGIVTDNDSLREEGRAQQDKAEAQRDVAKKEAQADAARAAASAAEARQASAEAAD
- a CDS encoding PAS and ANTAR domain-containing protein, which gives rise to MATCDESDCSAGELAIAGCQPQQVGWYRYYFADERWDWSPEVEMLHGYEPGTSRPTTELVLKHKHPDDLELVTASLSGIRHSRAPFSTRHRIITVANDIREVVVIGEQMRDDAGQVIGAQGFYIDVTPDAQVRDAAITEAVSEIANHRAAIEQVKGILRMVYRIDSEAAFGLLKWRSQETNVKLRALAEQLMSDFTALGGGESLPPRTTFDTLLMTAHQRLGGAPRQVG
- a CDS encoding Hsp20/alpha crystallin family protein, with the protein product MLRFDPFGDVAGRQAPTSQMGSGRVPRFMPMDLYKVDDHYVLTADLPGVDPGSVDVTVDNGTMTLTAHRSARSDEAVQWLSNERFSGTYRRQLSLGEGVDCSRISATYENGVLTVSIPLAERAKPRRVNVAHAGTATTIDSTTVDPG
- a CDS encoding SDR family oxidoreductase, coding for MPADPAPHGTIPYPGHTDQMERRPRDEMADYLGRDLLAGKRALITGGDSGIGRAVAVAFAKEGADVSIAYLDETDDADHTVSLVEAQGRRGVALPGDLADAAHCRAVVADTVTALGGIEILVNNVAYQSPVDDFAELTDEQWRRTFAVNIDSFFHVTKAALPLLTPSGAIINTASINGLRGNKSLIDYSATKGAVIALTYSLSQALSDRGIRVNCVAPGPVWTPLIPATMDAEKTASFGEQAPMGRAAEPDEIAPSYVFFAAGRLSSYYSGEVLAPIGGETLPG
- a CDS encoding metallophosphoesterase, encoding MTDNPADVVEEAAHPPRRTGAPWRRTAVVTVVLVLLFGIPWWTLVAGPAWPRPVLIAGSLLFAAALVALPALMFTGHGKHRDLPSAVGDALLGTVWVLFVWSVLGNVTGLFLLAAGIEDPLRSRLVAVTVLVVSAVLLGWGHVEAMRVPRIRPVQVHVPRLGSALDGLRVAMITDTHYGPLDRARWSAAVVERVNDLDADIVCHVGDIADGTVAMRRNQASPLASVRAASARVYVTGNHEYFSEAQGWLDYMESIGWSALHNRHIVVERGGDRLVVAGVDDATAEGSGVHGHGEDLATALSGADPALPVLLLAHQPKQVAQAVAAGVDLQISGHTHGGQIWPFNFLVRLDQPVVQGLSAHGQRTQLYTSRGTGFWGPPFRVFAPSEITLLTLRTGQPLTS
- a CDS encoding dihydrodipicolinate synthase family protein, encoding MNSKEIHGILAYPVTPFTAEGDVDTGRLASLVEQLVADGAHGIVPLGSTGESAYLTEAEFDAVVDTTIGVVADRVPVVIGASDLTTANTIRRARYAERAGADAVMVLPISYWKLSEREIAQHYATIGAGIGIPIMVYNNPATSGIDMRPELLVQMFTDIDNVTMVKESTGDLARMQRIGELSGGRLPCYNGSNPMVLDAFNAGAKGWCTAAPNLRPQPCLDLYAALRAGNQSRAEAIYQDLRPLLEFIVAGGLPTTVKGGLDVLGRGAGVPRPPLLPLDESGRDELKRLLLTT
- a CDS encoding aldolase, with amino-acid sequence MTTTLGDSKEVLMQRALEDLATHIAESTLTTRQKVALTCRALFDAGHDSGLAGQITARAERPGTYYTQRLGLGFDEITDANLLLVDEDLTVLDGTGMANPANRFHSWIYRARPDVQCIVHTHPFHVAALSMLEVPLMVSQMDIAPLYDDCAFLAEWPGVPVGNEEGEIISAALGDKKAILLAHHGHVVAGASVEEACSLAMLIERGAELQLAAMAAGDIAELPPRLAREAHDWTLRPKRSEANFAYYARRAFHNHPDALSN